GCGGAAGAGTGAGGACCGGCCGGTGACGGTGATGTCCGGGTGCCGGTCGAGTGCGGCGACCGCTTGATCGAGGGTGTCCGCGGCATCGCCGAGGTTCGCCCCGAGGTTGAGATACGCTTCGGTCTCCCCGCTGGCCGCGGCGACACTGCGGCAGCGTTCGACGCGGATGCGCACATCGTCGAAGGTCCGTTGGATCGGTGCCGAGGGTTTGTGGACGACGACTTCGACGTGTTCGCACAGGCTCAGGCAGTGGTCGGCGATGCGTTCGGCCAAGGTTTCGATGAGGTCGAAGGTGTTGTTCTCGACGATTCCGGCGACGGCTTCGGCGAGTTCACCGTAGTGGATCGTCTCGGCGAGGTCGTCGGTGGCTGCTGCGCGTTCGACCGAGGTGTGCAGGGTGACGTCGATGACGAAGTCCTGACCCTCACGCTTCTCGAAGTCGAAGACGCCGTGGTTGCCGCGCACCGTGAGTCCGCGCAGTTCGATGCGGTCGGGGGCCGCCTCGGTGCCGGTCATCGCCCGGCTCCCTCGGTGTCCGAATCAGCTGCGGGGTTCGCTTCGGCGGAGTGGTCCCTGACCGCGGCGATGACCTTGCAGGCGACCGCGGAGGTGGCCGGATCGTGGACGCGGACCGCCCAGGCACCGGCCTGTGCGGAGATCGCGGAGATCGTGGCCGTGGCCTGGTCCTTCGCCGCCTGTTCGGCTTGCTTCGGGTCGTCGGGGCTGAGCAGGGATGCGATGAAGCGCTTCCGGCTGGCCGCGACGAGGAGCCGGTGGTCGAGAGCGGAGAATTCGTCGAGGGCACCCAGCAGCTGCCAGTTGTGTTCGGCGTTCTTCGAGAATCCGAGACCGGGGTCGACGATGATGTTCGCAGGTTCGACGCCCACGGCGATCGCTTCGTCGATGCGGGTGCGCAGCTCGGCGATCACCTCGGCGACGACATCGTCGTAGTGGAAGGTCGCCGAGGCCTGATCGAGGTAGCCGCGCCAGTGCATGAGCACGATGGGGGCTCCGGATTCGGCGGCGACGCTGAGCATGGTGGGATCCGACTGCCCGGCGGAGACGTCGTTGATGATGTGGGCCCCGACAGCCAGGGATTCCGCGGCGACGCGGGCACGCATCGTGTCGACACTGATGACGGCTCCGGCCGCGGCGAGCTCCCGGACAACCGGAATGACTCGGCGCAGTTCTTCGGCCTCGTCGACGCGGGCCGATCCCGGACGCGTCGACTCGCCGCCGACATCGATGATGTCGGCGCCATTGGCCATGAGTTCGAGTCCGTGGGCGACGGCCCGGTCGTGGTCGAACCACAGTCCGCCGTCGGAGAAGGAGTCCGGGGTGACGTTGAGGACACCCATGATCTGCGTCTTCACTGCTGAATCGTTCATCACTGCGGGATCCGTGTTCTGGTCTCAGCGGCCGAGGATGAGACTCATCGCTTCTGCCCGGGAGGCGCTTTCGCGCAGCTGCCCGCGCACGGCCGAGGTGATCGTCGAGGCTCCGGGTTTGCGGACGCCGCGCATGGTCATGCACAGGTGTTCGGCTTCTACGACGACGATGACGCCCTGCGGGTCGAGATGGTCGACGAGCGCATCGGCGATCTGCGCGGTCAGGCGTTCCTGCACCTGCGGGCGACGAGCATAGATCTCGACGAGGCGGGCCAGTTTCGACAACCCTGTGATCTTGCCGTTCTTGCTCGGGATGTAGCCGATGTGGGCGACGCCGTGGAACGGCACGAGGTGGTGCTCGCAGGTGGAGTACAGGTCGATGTCGCGGACGAGGACGAGTTCCTCGTGGCTGATGTCGAAGGTGACGCCGAGGACTTCCGCCGGGTCGCGGTGGAGACCGGCGAAGATCTCCTCATAGGCCCTGGCCACTCGGTCCGGAGTCTCGAGCAGACCTTCCCGGTCGGGGTCTTCACCCACGGCGATGAGGATCTCACGCACCGCGGCGGCGATGCGGGCCTGGTCGACCTTGTTCTCGTGCCCTGAGGGAGCGGGGCCGAGACCGGCGGAGACCTCTTCGATATCGGCCATCAGTCGTTGTTCCCTCTGTCGTCGTTCGTGTCATTCGTCGTCGGTCCCCCGGTTCCGGGGCCACCTGCTCCGGGGCCTCCAGTCGGTCCCTCAGTGGATCCGCTCGTCGGACCGGTCGGGCCGTTCGGGTTCTCGGGTCCCGGTGGGTTGTGCGGAACGTGGGGACCGGTGACTCCCGTGGGTCCGGCTCCGGGGATGTCGGTGGTGTCCACCTCGGTGCCGGTCGAACCTTCACCGTCATTGCGCTCGCTCTGCGGTGCGGGCGGATCGATGGGGCCGCGTTCGGACACGGGACGATCATCGTGGGCCAGCCACACTTCGCGGGTGTTTCGCTTGACGACGGGCGCGAAGATCTCCTCGAGAGCGGCCTGGTCCAGCGTTTCGCGTTCGAGCAGCTGGTACGCGAGGTTGTCGAGCACATCGCGGTTGTGCGTCAGCGCCCAGTACGCGTCGGCGTGTGCGGAGTCGATGAGTCCGCGGACTTCGCGGTCGATCGAGGACAGGGTCGAATCCCCGTATTCGTCGCCGCCGCCGTAGCCGCGCCCGGCGAAGGGCTCGGACTGGTCGTCGCCGATCTTCACCATGCCCAGCTTCTCGCTCATTCCGTACTGGGTGACCATCTTCCGGGCGATGTTCGTCGCCTTCTCGATGTCGTTGCTGGCTCCGGTGGTCGGGTCGTGGAAGACGATCTCCTCTGCCACGCGCCCGCCCATGGCGTAGGCGAGCTGGTCGAGCAGCTCATTGCGCGTCGTCGAATACTTGTCTTCGCTGGGCAGGACCATCGTGTAGCCCAGTGCCCTCCCGCGTGGGAGGATCGTGACCTTGGTGACCGGGTCGGTCTGGTTCATGGCCGCGGCGACGAGAGCGTGTCCGCCCTCGTGGTAGGCGGTGACGAGGCGTTCCTTGTCGTTCATCAGTCGGGTCCGCTTCTGCGGGCCGGCGATGACGCGGTCGATGGCTTCGTCGAGGATCCGGTTGTCGATGACCTTCGCGTTCTCACGCGCGGTGAGCAGAGCCGCCTCATT
Above is a window of Brevibacterium siliguriense DNA encoding:
- the folP gene encoding dihydropteroate synthase; this encodes MNDSAVKTQIMGVLNVTPDSFSDGGLWFDHDRAVAHGLELMANGADIIDVGGESTRPGSARVDEAEELRRVIPVVRELAAAGAVISVDTMRARVAAESLAVGAHIINDVSAGQSDPTMLSVAAESGAPIVLMHWRGYLDQASATFHYDDVVAEVIAELRTRIDEAIAVGVEPANIIVDPGLGFSKNAEHNWQLLGALDEFSALDHRLLVAASRKRFIASLLSPDDPKQAEQAAKDQATATISAISAQAGAWAVRVHDPATSAVACKVIAAVRDHSAEANPAADSDTEGAGR
- the folK gene encoding 2-amino-4-hydroxy-6-hydroxymethyldihydropteridine diphosphokinase, with amino-acid sequence MTGTEAAPDRIELRGLTVRGNHGVFDFEKREGQDFVIDVTLHTSVERAAATDDLAETIHYGELAEAVAGIVENNTFDLIETLAERIADHCLSLCEHVEVVVHKPSAPIQRTFDDVRIRVERCRSVAAASGETEAYLNLGANLGDAADTLDQAVAALDRHPDITVTGRSSLFRTAPWGGVEQDDFLNLGVLVTTTLPAFELLSVAQGIEVACGRTRELRWGPRTLDIDLIRFGAEDAELRSQTQRLTLPHPRAHERAFVLAPWAELVGDTLIDTPQGRRPISAVLAELDNQDIDRITSG
- the folE gene encoding GTP cyclohydrolase I FolE → MADIEEVSAGLGPAPSGHENKVDQARIAAAVREILIAVGEDPDREGLLETPDRVARAYEEIFAGLHRDPAEVLGVTFDISHEELVLVRDIDLYSTCEHHLVPFHGVAHIGYIPSKNGKITGLSKLARLVEIYARRPQVQERLTAQIADALVDHLDPQGVIVVVEAEHLCMTMRGVRKPGASTITSAVRGQLRESASRAEAMSLILGR